One region of Thermoplasmata archaeon genomic DNA includes:
- a CDS encoding DUF835 domain-containing protein yields the protein MADGGNTNKSDEKKPVLQTAFFIMPGNALRSLRDELQISAGEKMTEGILYRYGFRCGEGQIQNMDIVCEDMISISEVLPGLWGSVGLGRIQLKDITDSGMTVIFKESIEAMTVGQTPKPSCDFTRGYLAGMASALANKKFMAIETECMAKGDPVCSHKLTLAKGEVVPGQEASAATESKYKLERGVSYLVEEETPEMSYDIFVDIVTHGGQGLCITRDYPEKVRRMYNLKKTPILWLSNAESEYAIEPVQLGKLYHQIEDFLKKSKDSAVLLCGIEYIITQNNYTSALKFLQLVRDQISIYDSILIAPISPSTLNERDLKMIEREMKVLTRK from the coding sequence ATGGCAGATGGAGGCAACACAAATAAGAGCGATGAGAAGAAGCCGGTGCTCCAGACAGCCTTCTTCATCATGCCCGGCAACGCCCTCAGGAGCCTTAGGGACGAACTCCAGATATCGGCCGGGGAGAAGATGACAGAGGGGATTCTCTATAGGTACGGGTTCAGGTGCGGCGAGGGACAGATACAGAATATGGACATCGTCTGCGAGGACATGATAAGTATCTCGGAGGTGCTACCGGGGCTCTGGGGGAGCGTGGGCCTCGGGAGAATTCAGCTCAAGGACATCACCGACAGCGGGATGACGGTGATATTCAAGGAGTCTATAGAAGCGATGACGGTGGGCCAGACGCCAAAGCCCTCCTGCGACTTCACCCGGGGTTATCTTGCGGGGATGGCCTCAGCTCTCGCCAATAAGAAATTCATGGCCATAGAGACCGAGTGTATGGCTAAAGGGGACCCCGTGTGTTCCCATAAGCTCACTCTGGCCAAGGGAGAGGTGGTGCCGGGGCAGGAGGCCTCGGCCGCCACGGAGTCGAAGTACAAACTGGAGCGCGGTGTCAGCTATCTTGTCGAGGAGGAGACCCCGGAGATGAGCTACGACATATTCGTGGACATCGTTACCCACGGGGGGCAGGGGCTATGCATTACGAGAGATTATCCAGAGAAGGTCCGGAGGATGTACAACCTGAAGAAGACCCCGATTCTCTGGTTGTCAAATGCAGAAAGTGAGTATGCCATCGAGCCAGTCCAGCTCGGCAAGCTTTACCACCAGATAGAGGACTTCCTTAAGAAGAGCAAGGATAGCGCGGTGCTGCTATGTGGCATTGAGTATATCATCACGCAGAACAACTACACCTCGGCACTGAAGTTCCTCCAGCTTGTCCGCGACCAGATATCGATCTACGATTCCATTCTCATAGCGCCCATCAGCCCCTCCACCCTAAACGAGAGAGACCTGAAGATGATAGAGCGGGAGATGAAAGTGCTGACGAGGAAGTGA
- a CDS encoding site-specific DNA-methyltransferase: MGAKDEGFVVVDSPGRPSLPLEEVINKVILGNAFDVLPKLASECVDLVFIDPPYFLQLPEKRLLRWNVRTVVDAVDDEWDKFPSFEEYDAFCTRLLTEVRRVMKPTATIWVIATYHSVFRLGKILQDLGYWILNDVIWLKTNPMPNWLGVRFTNATETLIWAARDRFAKKYTFNKSAAREFGEGKVGANVWRIPLCTGGERLKREGGGKLHSTQKPEELLRRVILTTTKEGDLVLDPVAGTGTTGFVARSLKRDFIMIEINPDYVAGIERRFQGARKKPGCGRVRLPAYTPGQGGPDQLYSGSARI, translated from the coding sequence ATGGGAGCGAAAGATGAGGGGTTTGTGGTCGTAGACTCCCCAGGCCGCCCTTCCCTCCCTCTTGAAGAGGTGATAAACAAGGTTATTCTCGGCAACGCATTCGATGTGTTGCCCAAACTCGCTAGCGAGTGCGTGGACCTTGTCTTCATCGACCCGCCCTATTTCCTCCAGCTGCCCGAAAAAAGGCTGCTTCGCTGGAACGTCAGGACAGTCGTGGACGCTGTGGACGACGAGTGGGACAAGTTCCCGTCCTTCGAGGAGTACGATGCCTTCTGCACCCGCCTCCTGACGGAGGTCAGGAGGGTCATGAAGCCCACCGCGACCATATGGGTCATCGCGACCTACCACAGCGTCTTCCGACTGGGGAAAATACTGCAGGACCTGGGCTACTGGATTCTGAACGACGTCATCTGGCTCAAGACCAACCCGATGCCGAACTGGCTCGGGGTGCGGTTCACCAACGCCACCGAGACCCTGATATGGGCGGCTCGGGACAGGTTCGCCAAGAAATACACATTCAACAAATCCGCGGCGAGGGAGTTTGGGGAGGGGAAGGTAGGGGCGAACGTCTGGCGAATACCGCTCTGCACGGGCGGGGAGAGGCTGAAGCGGGAGGGCGGGGGGAAGCTGCACTCGACCCAGAAGCCCGAGGAGCTGCTCAGGCGCGTGATCCTGACGACAACGAAGGAGGGGGACCTGGTGCTCGACCCGGTCGCGGGGACTGGCACGACGGGGTTCGTGGCGAGGTCGCTCAAGCGCGATTTCATAATGATTGAAATTAACCCGGATTACGTCGCGGGAATCGAGAGGAGATTCCAAGGTGCCAGAAAAAAGCCGGGGTGCGGAAGGGTTAGGCTGCCGGCGTATACGCCGGGACAGGGGGGCCCTGACCAATTATATAGTGGGTCCGCCCGGATTTGA
- a CDS encoding SBBP repeat-containing protein, whose product MLRGSYFGILQYRGLYDGVDLVYRRVGNGVKYEFIVRPGAELSDIQLEFEGADLTAQGDTLLIRTKAGTLADEGLAFFEERGDERRPVEGRMLVGRNILSYSAEYNSSSTLVIDPLIHSTYLGGALDDEGSSIKLDPSGNVYVAGITSSLDFPVTPGSFDVSWNGSDDIFVSKMSPDCSELIFSTYIGGKADDRCRALEVDSDGEIFLAGDTLSPDFPTSAGAFCRTFGPNSNGFVVKLSAGGSDIVFSTFIGGSSSDAVEAMALNESGEIYLTGQTSSLDFPTTPDAYKAKTHPYSDGFVSVLSESGNKLIFSTIIGGGNPDDFGTSIAVDLKGAIYVCGLTRDPGFATTPGAYDRTLDGPADVFVLKLNSSRISLDYSTFVGGTNWDWPASMAIDSRGNAYVTGSTYSTDFPVTQGAFNENYSSGRDSFVFKLNSRGSGLIYCSYIGGIRHDFSNQLELCGDGRVIICGETNSYDFPVTRDAYQSELEGGRDAFISRLSPDGSRLLHSTHLGSYCLANSIASQTLNRTYITGMTYTYDFPVTPGVYDTTFNNGTDAFVTALSLVPPPTPPKNLTAREGYSYVQLSWSPPDDPGERPVVNYSVHRGHRASNLTLYTVLGDVMEFNDTAVENGAVYYYAVAAFNSILWSELSIPVMIVPGAAPGPPLNLSAGSGGGFILLEWEPPIFDGGLSVTAYRIYRGEARTNLSRLVQVGNWSYRDNGVLHGVEYYYAVSAVNAKGEGPLSELASAHAARAPSPPRNLSARLDGRWVVLDWSPPLDDGASPLLSYSIYRQESSGAPALAAEVSSSELSWRDGPYESLNTIYYYATAVNAIGESVPTEPVRVDTGTYPGAPTHINITLGNRTVELKWLTPLSDGRARILHYNIYRGEAPDRKELLNSAGPGATGYTDDSVERGRVYYYCVSAVNAIGEGPFSDEASISTDGQPPSLIVESPASGTYFNVTRARVWGRAEDDFGLGIVEFSLDGTSWTLCNGTSNWSVAHNLIEGENVIRIRALDIWGNENSTELRIMVDLEKPLIRIITPEGGAILKARDMEIKGQASDNMLLRAIELSMDGLNWSPASGLTEWSGRLELESGNNTIYARATDAAGNTNWSECICTVDLVPPRVTILRPIGRERYRSSGSPFFLEVCGTAEDDTRVVLVEYSLDGKEWAMAAGNESWSFRLGLEPGRHVVYVRATDRAGRTGYSEVSFSFDLVITISALWPVVLGIMVTVAAACIILFKRHHMRKHRS is encoded by the coding sequence ATGCTGAGAGGAAGTTATTTCGGGATATTACAGTACAGGGGCCTCTATGACGGGGTGGATCTGGTCTACCGCAGGGTTGGGAATGGAGTCAAGTACGAGTTCATCGTTCGGCCGGGGGCCGAGCTCTCCGATATCCAGCTCGAGTTCGAGGGCGCGGACCTCACCGCCCAGGGAGACACGCTATTGATCCGTACCAAGGCCGGAACCCTCGCGGACGAGGGTCTCGCTTTTTTTGAGGAGAGGGGGGATGAGAGGAGGCCGGTGGAGGGGAGGATGCTTGTCGGGCGGAATATCCTCTCCTATTCAGCTGAATACAATTCCAGTTCGACTCTCGTCATTGACCCCCTCATTCACTCCACCTATCTCGGCGGGGCGCTCGACGACGAGGGCAGCTCCATTAAGCTCGACCCCTCGGGAAATGTCTATGTCGCAGGAATCACGAGCTCCCTGGACTTTCCTGTCACACCGGGCAGCTTCGACGTTTCCTGGAATGGCAGTGACGATATCTTCGTCTCGAAAATGAGCCCGGACTGCTCCGAGCTGATTTTCTCCACCTATATAGGTGGTAAGGCGGACGACAGGTGCAGGGCGCTGGAGGTCGATTCTGATGGAGAGATTTTTCTGGCTGGTGACACACTCTCCCCGGATTTCCCCACCTCCGCCGGCGCGTTCTGCCGGACGTTCGGGCCGAATTCCAATGGTTTCGTCGTAAAACTGAGCGCGGGGGGCTCTGATATTGTGTTCTCAACATTCATCGGAGGCAGCTCAAGTGATGCGGTTGAGGCAATGGCTCTGAACGAGAGTGGCGAGATCTATCTCACGGGCCAGACGAGCTCCCTCGACTTTCCGACCACGCCGGATGCATATAAAGCGAAGACCCATCCCTATTCGGATGGGTTCGTCAGTGTGTTGAGTGAATCGGGCAATAAGTTGATCTTCTCAACAATCATAGGAGGGGGCAACCCTGACGATTTCGGGACGTCCATAGCAGTTGATTTAAAAGGAGCCATCTATGTCTGCGGACTGACGAGGGACCCGGGTTTCGCCACGACCCCCGGCGCTTATGATAGGACACTGGATGGACCAGCAGATGTCTTCGTTTTGAAGCTGAACTCCAGTAGAATTTCTCTGGACTACTCCACATTTGTCGGCGGAACAAACTGGGACTGGCCAGCCTCAATGGCCATCGACTCGCGCGGGAATGCATATGTCACCGGTTCGACCTATTCTACGGATTTTCCCGTGACCCAGGGAGCTTTCAATGAAAATTATTCTAGCGGAAGGGACTCCTTTGTTTTTAAATTAAATTCACGAGGCTCTGGGTTAATCTATTGTTCATATATTGGTGGGATAAGGCATGACTTCAGCAATCAGCTTGAACTGTGCGGAGATGGGAGAGTGATTATTTGCGGCGAGACAAATTCCTACGACTTCCCCGTGACGCGAGATGCATATCAAAGCGAGCTCGAGGGCGGCCGGGACGCTTTCATATCCCGCCTCAGTCCCGACGGCTCCAGACTCCTCCACTCGACCCACCTGGGTTCCTACTGCCTGGCGAACTCCATCGCCTCGCAAACCCTCAACCGGACCTACATAACGGGCATGACCTACACCTACGATTTCCCCGTCACGCCCGGGGTCTACGACACCACCTTCAACAATGGTACAGATGCCTTCGTGACGGCGCTCAGCCTGGTCCCTCCCCCCACCCCGCCTAAAAATCTGACCGCTCGCGAGGGCTACTCATATGTCCAGCTGAGCTGGTCACCGCCGGACGACCCGGGGGAGAGGCCGGTGGTCAATTATTCCGTCCACCGGGGCCACAGAGCATCAAATCTGACCCTTTATACTGTTCTGGGAGATGTCATGGAATTCAACGACACCGCTGTCGAGAATGGAGCTGTGTATTACTACGCCGTCGCCGCCTTCAACTCCATTCTCTGGAGCGAGCTGTCGATACCGGTGATGATCGTTCCGGGAGCGGCTCCGGGCCCTCCCCTCAACCTCTCGGCGGGGTCCGGAGGCGGCTTCATCCTGCTGGAGTGGGAGCCCCCCATCTTCGACGGCGGCCTGTCCGTGACTGCCTACAGAATTTATCGAGGGGAGGCCCGGACCAATCTGTCCAGGCTGGTACAGGTAGGAAATTGGAGTTACCGGGATAACGGGGTGCTCCATGGCGTTGAATATTACTACGCGGTCTCGGCGGTGAACGCGAAGGGCGAGGGCCCCCTCTCGGAACTCGCCAGCGCCCACGCCGCCAGAGCTCCCTCCCCCCCGCGGAACCTGAGCGCGAGACTGGATGGAAGATGGGTGGTCCTCGATTGGAGTCCTCCGCTGGATGACGGAGCCTCCCCCCTGCTTTCCTACAGCATATACAGACAGGAATCGTCCGGGGCCCCCGCCCTCGCCGCCGAAGTCAGCTCCTCGGAGCTTTCGTGGAGGGACGGGCCCTACGAGTCGCTGAACACGATTTACTATTACGCGACTGCCGTAAACGCCATTGGAGAGTCCGTCCCTACCGAGCCGGTGAGGGTGGACACCGGCACGTATCCTGGAGCGCCGACGCACATCAATATCACTCTCGGGAACCGGACCGTGGAGCTCAAATGGCTCACCCCGCTCTCGGACGGAAGGGCGCGAATTCTCCACTACAATATCTATCGCGGCGAGGCGCCGGACAGGAAAGAATTATTGAACTCCGCTGGACCCGGCGCGACCGGCTATACCGACGATTCTGTCGAGAGGGGCAGGGTCTATTATTATTGCGTCTCCGCTGTCAATGCCATTGGGGAGGGCCCCTTCAGCGATGAGGCCTCCATTTCTACGGACGGGCAGCCCCCCTCGCTCATTGTGGAGAGCCCCGCCAGCGGGACATACTTCAATGTGACAAGAGCACGGGTCTGGGGGAGAGCAGAGGATGACTTTGGGCTGGGAATCGTGGAGTTCAGTCTCGACGGAACCAGCTGGACGCTCTGCAATGGAACCTCAAATTGGTCGGTGGCCCACAACCTCATCGAGGGGGAGAATGTCATCCGAATTCGGGCGCTGGACATCTGGGGGAACGAGAACTCGACCGAGCTGCGTATCATGGTTGATCTGGAGAAGCCATTGATCAGAATAATCACGCCTGAGGGCGGAGCGATTCTGAAGGCACGGGATATGGAGATTAAAGGCCAGGCCTCCGACAATATGCTTCTCAGGGCCATCGAGCTGAGCATGGACGGGCTGAACTGGTCCCCGGCCTCCGGCTTGACGGAGTGGTCCGGCCGTCTTGAACTGGAGAGCGGCAATAATACAATCTACGCCCGGGCCACCGACGCCGCCGGAAACACGAACTGGAGCGAGTGCATCTGTACTGTGGATCTGGTGCCTCCCCGCGTGACCATTCTCCGACCTATCGGTAGAGAGCGCTATCGCTCCTCAGGCTCCCCCTTTTTCCTTGAAGTGTGTGGCACCGCAGAGGACGACACCAGAGTTGTTCTGGTTGAGTACAGTCTTGACGGGAAGGAGTGGGCCATGGCCGCTGGAAACGAATCGTGGTCCTTCAGGCTCGGGCTGGAGCCCGGGCGTCATGTGGTCTATGTACGGGCAACGGACAGGGCGGGGAGAACTGGGTATTCAGAGGTGTCCTTCTCATTTGACCTTGTAATTACTATATCGGCTCTCTGGCCGGTTGTGTTGGGCATCATGGTGACTGTCGCTGCAGCGTGCATCATTCTGTTTAAGAGGCATCATATGAGAAAACATCGTTCCTAG
- a CDS encoding MarC family protein: protein MLEDLPQLIVLFVVIFDPLASFAVFTVATAGMKAPERRRTAVYTVLAAAALSYAILLVGEPLLHLFNVSISDFKIAGGIVLAIFGVQMSLGHPLGQGEPKAGGSAPAIAAIIATPLLTGPAAITAIIASVSDFGMVVTGTAVTIVLLLTAALFCLPGSLIERIGRTPIQFMTVILGMITLAWGVRFIKEGLGF, encoded by the coding sequence ATGCTGGAGGACCTGCCGCAGCTCATCGTCCTCTTCGTGGTCATCTTCGACCCACTGGCGAGCTTCGCCGTCTTCACCGTGGCGACCGCCGGAATGAAAGCACCGGAGCGCAGGAGGACGGCAGTTTACACGGTTCTGGCCGCTGCGGCCCTTTCTTACGCCATCCTGCTCGTCGGAGAACCGCTGCTACACCTGTTTAATGTCTCCATCTCCGACTTCAAGATAGCCGGCGGAATCGTTCTGGCGATATTCGGCGTCCAGATGTCGCTAGGGCACCCGCTAGGACAGGGCGAGCCGAAGGCTGGGGGTTCCGCACCGGCGATTGCTGCGATCATCGCCACGCCCTTGCTCACAGGCCCGGCGGCCATCACGGCGATTATCGCCTCGGTCTCAGACTTCGGGATGGTGGTCACAGGAACCGCAGTTACGATTGTGCTCCTCCTGACCGCTGCCCTCTTTTGCCTCCCGGGGAGCCTCATCGAGAGAATAGGGAGGACGCCGATTCAGTTCATGACGGTGATTCTAGGCATGATAACCCTCGCCTGGGGCGTTAGGTTCATAAAGGAGGGGCTCGGGTTCTGA
- a CDS encoding Rab family GTPase, with translation MGMKVSEVIKKICMLGDPAVGKTSLVHRFVFDVFDDKYLATIGTKITKKAMILQYPEHALEVKLTMLIWDITGHKRHMSIHPAYYEGAEGALVVADATRMDTIHNMRNWVEGFRPVVGKVPMVFLINKSDLMNPATFDTKPVEELAKEYGSVYRLTSAKTGANVENAFTILGEYLVQDIVERRSRPGQ, from the coding sequence ATGGGGATGAAGGTCTCCGAAGTCATTAAAAAAATATGCATGCTTGGCGACCCTGCGGTGGGTAAGACCTCGCTGGTCCACAGGTTTGTGTTCGACGTTTTCGATGACAAGTACCTAGCAACAATCGGCACCAAGATAACCAAGAAGGCCATGATTCTCCAGTACCCAGAGCATGCCCTCGAAGTCAAGCTGACGATGCTGATATGGGATATCACGGGGCACAAGAGGCACATGAGCATCCACCCCGCCTACTACGAAGGCGCGGAGGGGGCCCTCGTCGTTGCTGATGCCACGCGCATGGACACCATCCACAATATGCGGAACTGGGTGGAGGGTTTCAGGCCGGTGGTGGGGAAGGTGCCAATGGTCTTCTTGATAAACAAGTCGGATTTGATGAACCCAGCCACCTTCGACACAAAACCCGTCGAGGAGCTGGCGAAGGAGTACGGCTCAGTATACCGTCTGACGAGCGCAAAGACAGGCGCCAACGTTGAGAACGCGTTTACGATTCTGGGCGAGTACCTAGTGCAGGACATCGTGGAGAGGCGAAGCAGGCCCGGCCAGTGA
- a CDS encoding transglutaminase-like domain-containing protein translates to MEEFLHPTFFIDARASSVHGKARELTYGAISDVERARALFYFVRDSLPCRILYEISGRDYFRASETLRRGDGFCMTKAILLAALARAAGIPSRLHFADIRNRLLPSTTLERLRTDIMCYHTYVELYLDEKWVKATPSFDIGYCERFGIAPVDFDGRMDALLHRLDRKGRVYIEYLADHGTRADFPLEEVARALRRAYPHLVRLTAEL, encoded by the coding sequence ATGGAGGAGTTCCTCCATCCAACGTTCTTTATCGACGCGCGCGCATCATCGGTCCACGGAAAGGCAAGGGAGTTGACCTACGGCGCTATTTCTGATGTGGAGAGGGCGCGGGCGCTGTTTTATTTCGTCCGGGACAGTTTGCCCTGCAGGATACTGTACGAAATCTCGGGCAGGGACTACTTCAGGGCGTCGGAGACACTGCGGAGGGGAGACGGGTTCTGCATGACCAAAGCGATTCTTCTAGCTGCTCTGGCGCGGGCTGCGGGCATACCCTCGCGCCTACACTTCGCCGATATAAGAAACCGCCTTCTGCCGTCCACGACGCTCGAGAGGCTGAGAACAGACATCATGTGTTACCACACTTATGTCGAGCTGTATCTCGATGAGAAATGGGTCAAGGCCACCCCTTCCTTCGATATCGGATACTGCGAAAGATTCGGAATCGCCCCGGTGGATTTCGACGGGAGGATGGACGCCCTCCTGCACAGGCTCGACAGGAAGGGAAGGGTGTACATTGAGTATCTCGCGGACCACGGCACGAGGGCGGATTTTCCGCTAGAGGAGGTTGCCCGGGCCCTCCGAAGGGCCTACCCGCATCTAGTGAGGCTGACGGCGGAGCTCTGA
- a CDS encoding integrase core domain-containing protein: MSRVKHPQTGGKVERVFGTIKSKLRARWPDGEKEFENLDEIIVWYNTDKPHMSLNLDRAETPIQAFVRKLRPHERKEYLKVHKEEF; encoded by the coding sequence ATGTCGAGAGTGAAGCACCCTCAGACCGGAGGAAAAGTGGAGAGGGTATTCGGTACCATTAAGTCCAAATTGAGGGCAAGGTGGCCCGATGGGGAGAAGGAGTTCGAGAACCTTGATGAGATAATAGTGTGGTACAATACAGACAAACCGCATATGAGTCTTAATTTGGATAGAGCCGAGACCCCGATTCAGGCGTTCGTGCGCAAGCTCAGGCCTCATGAGCGGAAGGAGTATTTAAAGGTCCATAAGGAGGAGTTCTGA
- a CDS encoding V4R domain-containing protein, with protein MEEKESSGGPEREARMAFFIMPTVMLRSLRQKGSELMTGEQVRRLLFECGADCGRAMVKKMDITDEDRVDIGDTITALWIEIGLGRLHVESREEGELVVNCDDSTEALANGKTGEMMCDLTRGYLVGIASALSGHAWDCEETRCLSHGDPECTYILRAK; from the coding sequence ATGGAAGAGAAAGAGAGCAGTGGGGGTCCGGAGAGAGAGGCCAGGATGGCCTTCTTCATTATGCCCACGGTGATGCTGAGGAGCCTGAGGCAGAAGGGCTCCGAGCTGATGACCGGGGAGCAGGTGCGCCGCCTCCTGTTCGAGTGTGGTGCCGACTGCGGTAGGGCGATGGTGAAAAAGATGGACATCACTGACGAGGACAGGGTGGACATCGGTGATACCATCACCGCTCTCTGGATAGAGATAGGACTGGGCCGCCTGCACGTGGAGTCGCGCGAGGAGGGGGAGCTGGTGGTCAACTGCGACGACTCGACCGAGGCGCTGGCGAACGGGAAGACGGGGGAGATGATGTGCGACCTGACCCGCGGCTACTTGGTCGGAATCGCCTCGGCTCTCTCCGGCCACGCCTGGGATTGCGAGGAGACGAGGTGCCTCTCTCACGGGGACCCGGAGTGCACCTACATATTGAGGGCTAAGTAG
- a CDS encoding Rab family GTPase, with protein sequence MAEVREVIKKICLLGDPAVGKTSLIRRYVFDMFDDKYITTIGTKVTKKTVVVPSKGGGGGVRITLLIWDILGQREYQRLHPVYYQGAEGALIVCDATRRETMGSLATWVTSFKNVVGNVPVVFLINKSDLVDMERFDKSEIEALSRQHGAPYMATSAKTGMNVEKAFMTVSEALAATLSG encoded by the coding sequence ATGGCTGAAGTCCGGGAAGTGATAAAGAAGATATGCCTGCTCGGGGACCCCGCGGTCGGCAAGACCTCCCTCATTCGCAGGTACGTCTTCGACATGTTCGACGACAAGTACATTACGACCATCGGTACGAAGGTGACGAAGAAAACTGTGGTCGTGCCATCGAAGGGCGGCGGGGGCGGGGTCAGGATAACCCTCCTGATATGGGACATCCTGGGCCAGAGGGAGTACCAGAGACTGCACCCCGTCTACTACCAAGGAGCCGAGGGTGCGCTCATCGTCTGCGACGCGACACGGAGGGAGACGATGGGTAGCCTAGCGACTTGGGTCACGTCATTCAAGAACGTTGTGGGCAACGTGCCCGTGGTGTTCCTTATCAATAAGTCCGACCTCGTGGACATGGAGAGGTTCGACAAAAGTGAGATAGAGGCCCTGAGCAGGCAGCACGGAGCTCCCTACATGGCCACGAGCGCTAAGACTGGAATGAATGTTGAAAAGGCCTTCATGACCGTGAGCGAGGCGCTGGCGGCCACACTCAGCGGCTGA
- a CDS encoding DDE-type integrase/transposase/recombinase, translating to MGRVKAMPSKQRRKRWVRFERRHSNSLWQMDYTQLSPGEWLLVILDDASRLIVGYAQVPAPTAMVAWETFLRAGERYGFPRQLLTDHGSQFTKISKDAVGFLDEKLHELMKVRGI from the coding sequence ATGGGCAGGGTGAAGGCTATGCCCAGCAAACAGCGGAGGAAACGCTGGGTGCGCTTCGAGCGCCGTCACAGCAATTCGCTGTGGCAAATGGACTACACTCAGCTGTCTCCTGGGGAGTGGCTACTGGTGATTCTAGACGACGCTTCCAGGTTAATTGTAGGATACGCTCAGGTCCCTGCCCCGACGGCTATGGTGGCCTGGGAAACTTTCCTGAGAGCCGGAGAGAGATACGGCTTCCCGAGGCAGCTCCTCACGGACCACGGAAGCCAATTCACGAAGATCTCCAAGGATGCTGTGGGCTTCCTGGATGAAAAATTGCATGAGCTAATGAAGGTGCGTGGAATTTAG
- a CDS encoding folylpolyglutamate synthase/dihydrofolate synthase family protein, with product MPGLEVQRYLEGLGRFGIHMGLSRVRRLMEELGNPHLAYRTVHVTGTNGKGSVCRMLACILESAGYRTGLYLSPHLERFNERISVNGRNISDASLEKAVRKVRPIVDAMAEKGHQCTYFEATTAMAFEHFRRAKVDIAVIEVGLGGRLDATNVIEPLVSVITNVSLEHTEHLGATVERVAAEKAGIIKPKRPVATAAWDRRALEVIESVAKKNRSPFHLMQREVRRRPLGWDLHGQRFDIYTDNGQYRELFTPMLGRFQLTNAALALLTAELLSGAGLRVTEKSIARGIRRAWLPGRMELIEGKPSLLLDCAHNPGAAAEAAEEVARIKERGGFRRVHLLFGIMKDKDLKGVLGPFLRSADTLTYTEFSSERSMPVESARSEVVAIAARAGVREVSFSKQPTEGLDAILGRADGGDLVWCGGSMYLIGEVRGELRRKGLVGG from the coding sequence ATGCCGGGTCTCGAAGTCCAGCGTTACCTTGAGGGTCTGGGGCGATTCGGAATTCACATGGGGCTGAGTCGCGTCCGGAGGCTCATGGAGGAGCTTGGCAACCCGCATCTCGCCTACAGGACCGTCCATGTCACGGGCACCAATGGCAAGGGCTCGGTGTGCAGGATGCTCGCCTGCATTCTCGAGAGCGCCGGATACAGGACCGGCCTCTACCTCTCCCCCCATCTCGAGAGGTTCAACGAGAGAATAAGCGTCAACGGCCGGAACATATCCGACGCATCCCTAGAGAAGGCGGTGAGAAAGGTGAGGCCGATTGTTGACGCGATGGCTGAGAAGGGGCATCAGTGCACGTATTTCGAAGCCACGACCGCAATGGCCTTCGAGCACTTTAGGCGCGCAAAGGTGGACATAGCGGTAATTGAGGTTGGACTCGGCGGGAGGCTGGACGCGACAAATGTCATCGAGCCCCTTGTGTCCGTCATAACGAATGTCTCACTGGAGCACACGGAGCACCTTGGGGCAACGGTAGAGAGGGTGGCGGCGGAGAAGGCGGGGATAATCAAGCCCAAAAGACCGGTCGCCACGGCCGCGTGGGACAGGAGGGCGCTCGAGGTCATAGAGAGCGTCGCAAAGAAGAACCGGAGCCCCTTCCACCTGATGCAGAGGGAGGTCCGGAGGAGGCCCCTCGGATGGGACCTCCATGGCCAGCGGTTCGACATCTACACAGACAACGGCCAGTACAGGGAGCTGTTCACCCCGATGCTCGGACGCTTCCAGCTCACCAACGCCGCGCTCGCCCTTCTGACGGCAGAGCTTCTTTCCGGCGCCGGGCTGAGGGTGACTGAAAAAAGCATTGCACGCGGAATTCGGAGGGCTTGGTTGCCTGGCAGGATGGAGCTGATAGAAGGCAAACCGTCGCTCCTCCTCGACTGCGCCCATAACCCCGGCGCGGCCGCCGAGGCGGCTGAGGAGGTTGCAAGGATAAAGGAGAGGGGCGGCTTCAGACGGGTTCATCTGCTTTTCGGAATCATGAAGGACAAGGACCTTAAAGGAGTGCTCGGGCCATTTCTGCGCAGCGCCGACACCCTGACCTACACTGAGTTCTCGAGCGAGCGCTCCATGCCAGTAGAGAGCGCGAGGTCCGAGGTTGTGGCCATCGCCGCAAGGGCCGGCGTGAGGGAGGTCTCGTTTTCGAAGCAACCGACGGAGGGCCTGGACGCGATTCTCGGGAGGGCGGACGGGGGCGATCTGGTCTGGTGCGGGGGCTCGATGTACCTTATCGGGGAGGTGAGGGGGGAGCTGAGGAGGAAGGGGTTGGTGGGGGGATAG